In Streptomyces sp. NBC_01551, one DNA window encodes the following:
- a CDS encoding endo-beta-N-acetylglucosaminidase, translated as MSETGNGAEPRTARSIRPPRSTPSRTNPPNPPSPSPSPTRPTSPAGLVPPAPPAPQTRRGVLAAAAGAGAAALLGATGAATASAAPATAAPATAAPAPAPPEVTPVAPAALPDLAPYASYWFPDSLPSGTPGPGIVWRSLLRWSPESDPDLAHNTATVPLAPRFTPVPAHPGARAGQARIASLVSFGPTSRNPSQGSPTADYYALTHWAYLDELVFWGGSSGEGIVLAPNAPVVDAAHRNGVPVLGNVFLPPVAYGGDLRWTRDLVQRDALGRFPVAEKLVQVARTYGFDGWFVNAETDGGDSALATRMREFLRALRAAGAPHGLRITWYDAMNSTGRVGWQGALNALNQEFFEDRAGRVADSVFVDFRWTPRSLAASGALADRLGRSRYELWAAVDTESNGWDSSVRWDAFVPRDRRHVVSFGFYRPEWTRNHLTDRSPGAFHRADDRFWTGESLDPARPAPGAAWRAPATAVADRSTVTALPFACAFNTGHGERWYEGGEITSDAPWNHLGLQDRLPGRRWVVDTAGERPSVTLDFARAWRGGSSLLVAGRLTAPAVVGLHRTRVPLTGATVLELVHATESGAVTVEIGVATREPSAPGAPVPYAWRKPEASGTTNGWQTSRFRISSPPGTTAHALAVRITPAGNTPVSWRLGALSLHDAPARRQPAPPGALTVTASAQENGRASLRLAWHRSPGPVRHYEVSRVLPDGTRRFLGGTCAAALHLPAVDRASGETAAAFEVRAVDELYALSAPSATTLAWT; from the coding sequence ATGTCCGAGACCGGCAACGGCGCCGAACCTCGCACCGCCCGCTCGATACGCCCGCCCCGCAGTACGCCGAGCAGAACGAACCCGCCGAACCCGCCGAGCCCGAGCCCGAGCCCGACGAGACCGACGAGCCCGGCCGGCCTGGTGCCCCCGGCACCCCCCGCACCGCAGACCCGGCGCGGGGTGCTCGCCGCCGCGGCCGGGGCGGGGGCCGCCGCACTCCTCGGCGCGACGGGCGCGGCCACCGCCTCCGCGGCCCCTGCCACCGCAGCCCCCGCCACAGCAGCCCCGGCCCCGGCCCCGCCCGAGGTCACCCCGGTGGCTCCGGCCGCCCTGCCCGACCTGGCCCCGTACGCCTCCTACTGGTTCCCCGACTCGCTCCCGAGCGGGACCCCCGGCCCCGGCATCGTGTGGCGCTCGCTGCTGCGCTGGAGTCCGGAGTCGGACCCGGACCTCGCCCACAACACCGCGACCGTCCCGCTCGCGCCGCGCTTCACGCCCGTGCCCGCGCACCCCGGCGCCCGCGCCGGGCAGGCTCGCATCGCCTCGCTCGTCTCCTTCGGGCCGACCTCGCGCAACCCCTCCCAGGGTTCCCCGACCGCCGACTACTACGCGCTCACGCACTGGGCGTACCTCGACGAGCTGGTGTTCTGGGGCGGCTCCTCCGGCGAGGGCATCGTGCTCGCCCCGAACGCGCCCGTGGTCGACGCCGCGCACCGCAACGGGGTCCCGGTGCTCGGCAACGTCTTCCTGCCGCCCGTCGCGTACGGGGGCGACCTCCGCTGGACGCGGGACCTGGTCCAGCGGGACGCGCTCGGCCGGTTCCCCGTCGCCGAGAAGCTCGTACAGGTGGCGCGGACGTACGGGTTCGACGGCTGGTTCGTCAACGCCGAGACCGACGGCGGGGACAGCGCCCTCGCCACCCGGATGCGGGAGTTCCTGCGCGCCCTGCGGGCGGCCGGCGCCCCGCACGGCCTGCGCATCACCTGGTACGACGCCATGAACAGCACCGGGCGCGTCGGTTGGCAGGGCGCGCTCAACGCCCTGAACCAGGAGTTCTTCGAGGACCGGGCGGGCCGGGTCGCGGACAGCGTGTTCGTGGACTTCCGCTGGACGCCCCGGTCGCTGGCCGCCTCGGGCGCGCTCGCCGACCGCCTCGGCCGGAGCCGGTACGAGCTGTGGGCGGCCGTGGACACGGAGTCCAACGGCTGGGACTCCAGTGTCCGTTGGGACGCCTTCGTCCCGCGCGATCGCCGGCACGTGGTCAGCTTCGGCTTCTACCGTCCCGAGTGGACCCGCAACCACCTCACCGACCGCTCCCCGGGCGCCTTCCACCGCGCCGACGACCGGTTCTGGACGGGCGAGTCCCTGGACCCGGCCCGGCCCGCGCCCGGGGCGGCCTGGCGGGCACCCGCCACCGCCGTCGCCGACCGCTCGACGGTCACCGCGCTCCCGTTCGCCTGCGCCTTCAACACCGGGCACGGGGAGCGCTGGTACGAGGGCGGCGAGATCACCTCCGACGCCCCGTGGAACCACCTCGGGCTCCAGGACCGCCTGCCGGGGCGGCGCTGGGTGGTGGACACGGCCGGGGAACGCCCCTCCGTCACCCTCGACTTCGCGCGGGCCTGGCGCGGCGGCTCCAGCCTGCTGGTGGCGGGCCGGCTCACCGCGCCTGCCGTCGTCGGGCTGCACCGCACCCGCGTCCCGCTGACCGGCGCCACGGTGCTGGAGCTGGTCCACGCGACGGAGTCGGGCGCGGTGACCGTGGAGATCGGCGTGGCCACCCGCGAGCCGTCCGCACCGGGCGCCCCCGTCCCGTACGCCTGGCGGAAACCGGAGGCGTCCGGCACCACGAACGGCTGGCAGACCTCCCGGTTCCGGATCTCCTCCCCACCCGGCACCACCGCCCACGCCCTGGCCGTACGGATCACCCCGGCCGGGAACACACCGGTGTCATGGCGGCTCGGAGCCCTGTCGCTGCACGACGCGCCCGCCCGGCGGCAACCGGCCCCGCCAGGTGCCCTGACGGTGACCGCCTCGGCCCAGGAGAACGGCAGGGCCTCGCTCCGGCTGGCCTGGCACCGCTCCCCCGGGCCGGTCCGCCACTACGAGGTGTCCCGCGTCCTCCCCGACGGCACCCGCCGCTTCCTCGGCGGCACCTGCGCCGCCGCGCTCCACCTCCCCGCCGTCGACCGCGCGTCCGGGGAAACGGCGGCCGCCTTCGAGGTCCGCGCGGTGGACGAGCTGTACGCCCTCTCCGCCCCGTCCGCCACCACCCTCGCCTGGACCTGA
- a CDS encoding response regulator transcription factor — protein MRLLLVEDDDHVAAALSAILARHGFRVTHARNGEEALQALLPADAPPFGVVLLDLGLPDQDGYEVCGKIRKRTSTPVIMVTARADVRSRIHGLNMGADDYVVKPYDTGELLARIHAVARRTGASEDAAAGTAGAGEPGVVRLGPVSIELPTRRVSVDGADVPLTRKEFDLLALLAQRPGVVFRREQIISEVWRTSWEGTGRTLEVHVASLRSKLRMPALIETVRGVGYRLVTPAAS, from the coding sequence GTGAGACTGCTGCTCGTCGAGGACGACGACCACGTCGCCGCCGCCCTGTCCGCGATCCTGGCCCGGCACGGCTTCCGGGTGACGCACGCCCGCAACGGCGAGGAGGCCCTCCAGGCCCTGCTCCCCGCCGACGCCCCGCCCTTCGGTGTCGTCCTGCTCGACCTCGGCCTGCCCGACCAGGACGGCTACGAGGTCTGCGGCAAGATCCGCAAGCGCACCAGCACACCCGTGATCATGGTGACCGCGCGCGCCGACGTGCGCTCCCGGATCCACGGCCTCAACATGGGCGCCGACGACTACGTGGTCAAGCCCTACGACACCGGCGAGCTCCTCGCCCGGATCCACGCCGTCGCCCGGCGCACCGGAGCCTCCGAGGACGCCGCCGCCGGGACGGCCGGGGCCGGCGAACCCGGCGTGGTCCGGCTCGGGCCCGTCAGCATCGAGCTGCCCACCCGCCGCGTCAGCGTGGACGGCGCCGACGTACCCCTCACCCGCAAGGAATTCGACCTGCTGGCCCTGCTCGCGCAGCGCCCCGGCGTCGTCTTCCGCCGCGAGCAGATCATCAGCGAGGTGTGGCGCACCAGCTGGGAGGGCACCGGGCGGACCCTGGAGGTCCACGTCGCCTCGCTGCGCTCCAAGCTGCGCATGCCCGCGCTCATCGAGACCGTCCGAGGGGTGGGCTACCGGCTCGTCACCCCGGCCGCCTCCTAG
- a CDS encoding HAMP domain-containing sensor histidine kinase, whose amino-acid sequence MRARLLPLLVILMAGVLVALGFPLAVALAAGQQQRVVVDRIDDSARFAALAQFVIDAEGSGASGADERRKTLQQELARYQELYGIRVGVFYRDDNAMARSPGWWQLPSSKDGRRAFEEALAGRRSHDPGQVWPWQTHGKLLVVSPVVLDGDVVAVVATESPTDQMRARILNGWLLIVAGLGAAMLLAFGAALRLTTWVLKPVQTLDAAAHGIATGRMNSRVAAAGGPPELRRLARSFNEMADNVEEVLEQQRAFVADASHQLRNPLAALLLRIELLALELPEGNEEIASVRTEGKRLAQVLDDLLDLALAEHASAEISLTDIGALTAERVAAWRPFAEEKGVRLTETGRAAVTGWADPIALSSALDAVIDNALKFTPEGEEVEVSVAGEGRSVLVVVADRGPGLTEEELLRVGDRFWRSGRHQNIKGSGLGLSISRALLAAGGGSLSYEKNPPHGLRVTVSVPRTDPHPT is encoded by the coding sequence GTGCGCGCCAGGCTGCTCCCGCTGCTCGTCATCCTCATGGCGGGCGTCCTGGTCGCGCTCGGATTCCCGCTCGCCGTCGCCCTCGCCGCCGGACAGCAGCAGCGCGTCGTCGTCGACCGGATCGACGACAGCGCCCGCTTCGCCGCACTCGCCCAGTTCGTCATCGACGCGGAGGGCTCCGGCGCCTCCGGCGCCGACGAACGCCGCAAGACCCTCCAGCAGGAACTCGCCCGCTACCAGGAGCTGTACGGCATCCGGGTGGGCGTCTTCTACCGCGACGACAACGCCATGGCCCGGTCGCCCGGCTGGTGGCAGCTGCCCTCCTCCAAAGACGGGCGGCGGGCCTTCGAGGAGGCCCTCGCCGGACGCCGCAGCCACGACCCCGGCCAGGTGTGGCCCTGGCAGACGCACGGCAAACTCCTCGTCGTCTCCCCGGTCGTCCTCGACGGGGACGTCGTCGCCGTCGTCGCCACCGAATCACCCACCGACCAGATGCGCGCCCGCATCCTGAACGGCTGGCTGCTCATCGTCGCCGGTCTCGGCGCCGCCATGCTCCTCGCCTTCGGCGCCGCCCTGCGGCTGACCACCTGGGTGCTCAAGCCCGTACAGACCCTGGACGCCGCCGCCCACGGCATCGCCACCGGGCGGATGAACTCCCGCGTCGCCGCGGCCGGCGGGCCTCCGGAACTCAGGCGCCTGGCCCGCTCGTTCAACGAGATGGCCGACAACGTCGAAGAGGTACTGGAACAGCAGCGGGCGTTCGTCGCCGACGCCTCCCACCAGCTGCGCAACCCGCTCGCCGCCCTGCTGCTGCGCATCGAGCTGCTCGCCCTCGAACTCCCCGAGGGCAACGAGGAGATCGCCTCCGTACGCACCGAGGGCAAACGCCTCGCCCAGGTCCTCGACGACCTGCTCGACCTCGCGCTCGCCGAGCACGCCTCCGCCGAGATCAGCCTGACCGACATCGGCGCCCTGACCGCCGAGCGGGTCGCCGCCTGGCGGCCCTTCGCCGAGGAGAAGGGCGTACGGCTCACCGAGACGGGCCGGGCCGCCGTCACCGGCTGGGCCGACCCCATCGCCCTGTCCAGCGCGCTCGACGCCGTCATCGACAACGCCCTCAAGTTCACCCCTGAGGGTGAGGAGGTCGAGGTGTCGGTCGCCGGCGAAGGACGCTCGGTGCTCGTCGTGGTCGCCGACCGGGGCCCCGGGCTGACCGAGGAGGAGCTGCTGCGCGTCGGCGACCGCTTCTGGCGCAGCGGCCGCCACCAGAACATCAAGGGCTCCGGGCTCGGCCTGTCCATCTCCCGCGCGCTGCTCGCCGCCGGCGGCGGATCCCTCTCCTACGAGAAGAACCCGCCGCACGGGCTGCGGGTGACGGTGTCGGTGCCGCGCACCGACCCGCACCCCACCTGA
- a CDS encoding amino acid ABC transporter ATP-binding protein has product MSGVSVTKDVQDAAGAADDLVVLSNVNKHFGALHVLQDIDLSIARGEVVVVIGPSGSGKSTLCRTINRLETIDSGTITLDGKELPAEGKELARLRADVGMVFQSFNLFAHKTVLQNVMLGQLKVRGTEQSTAHAKAQALLDRVGVGSQADKYPAQLSGGQQQRVAIARALAMEPKVMLFDEPTSALDPEMINEVLEVMQQLAAEGMTMVVVTHEMGFARSAANRVVFMADGKIVEEAAPEQFFSNPRSDRAKDFLSKILHH; this is encoded by the coding sequence ATGAGCGGAGTATCAGTGACCAAGGACGTGCAGGACGCGGCCGGCGCCGCGGACGACCTGGTCGTACTGAGCAACGTCAACAAGCACTTCGGCGCGCTGCACGTGCTTCAGGACATCGATCTGAGCATTGCCCGCGGTGAGGTCGTCGTGGTGATCGGTCCCTCGGGATCGGGCAAGTCCACACTGTGCCGGACCATCAACCGACTGGAGACCATCGACTCGGGCACCATCACGCTCGACGGCAAGGAACTGCCCGCCGAGGGCAAGGAACTGGCCCGGCTGCGCGCCGATGTCGGCATGGTCTTCCAGTCGTTCAACCTGTTCGCGCACAAGACGGTGCTGCAGAACGTCATGCTGGGCCAGCTGAAGGTCCGCGGGACGGAGCAGTCGACCGCCCACGCGAAGGCGCAGGCGCTGCTGGACCGGGTGGGCGTCGGCTCGCAGGCCGACAAGTACCCGGCGCAGCTCTCCGGCGGCCAGCAGCAGCGCGTGGCGATCGCCCGCGCGCTGGCCATGGAGCCGAAGGTGATGCTCTTCGACGAGCCGACTTCGGCCCTCGACCCGGAGATGATCAACGAGGTGCTGGAGGTCATGCAGCAGCTCGCCGCCGAGGGCATGACGATGGTGGTCGTCACGCACGAGATGGGCTTCGCCCGCTCTGCGGCCAACCGGGTCGTCTTCATGGCCGACGGAAAGATCGTCGAAGAGGCCGCGCCCGAGCAGTTCTTCAGCAACCCGCGCAGTGACCGCGCCAAGGACTTCCTGTCGAAGATCCTGCACCACTGA